A single region of the Kwoniella botswanensis chromosome 1, complete sequence genome encodes:
- a CDS encoding arginine-tRNA ligase encodes MATLAPPQAIPEKFQLPTPPEGATSSPILNYDPTRSPIDIFKMAVATLVSEAFEEKLEKIYPAVEMGKKGCDFSVAIVRFKKGKPADLEVWAKKVIDNFKPSACLSAVSTPDNKFLLFQMNKESFNYHLLRHITLTSEAALANPTDPTLSYGTTTEGQGKHMLIDFSSPNIAKPFHAGHLRSTIIGTVISNLYEANGWKVTRLNYLGDWGTQYGLLSVGFDKFGDEQELIKDPIHHLFQVYVKINNAKAEQKERLDAGETIPEEDQIHFQAKKVFKDMEDGEPRAIAQWARFRDLSIEKLKGTYEKLNVHFDVYWGESQVSTESMDRATRIVQEKNLTCEDRGALLVDLTKYKMDKAIIRKADGTTIYLTRDLGGLHDKWEKYHFDKHIYVVQAAQSLHFNQLFKTAELMGEPYADKLQHISFGLVKGMSTRKGTVVFLEDIMEEATETMHEQMKSNEAKYAQVEDPMGTSAIIGTTAVKIQDMAGKRINDYDFDIKRCTSFEGDFGPFIQYSHVRLCSVQRKNPNVPVPVSVNEIDISLLNEPKINDIMYHLATYPQTVKNAYNSSEPSQLVTWCFRLSHLVGGAWETVKVAGADEETAKARLFLYIQTRVVLANAMRLLSLTPIERM; translated from the exons ATGGCTACACTCGCTCCACCTCAAGCTATTCCCGAGAAGTTCCAGCTCCCCACTCCTCCTGAGGGAGCCACATCAAGCCCTATACTGAACTATGATCCTACTCGATCAcctatcgatatcttcaagATGGCTGTGGCCACCCTCGTCTCAGAGGCTTTCGAAGAGAAATTAGAAAAAATCTATCCTGCCGTGGAGATGGGTAAGAAAGGATGTGATTTTTCGGTGGCTATTGTAAGGTTTAAGAAAGGGAAACCGGCAGATTTGGAAGTTTGGGCAAAGAAGGTCATTGAtaat TTCAAACCATCTGCCTGCCTCAGTGCCGTCAGTACACCTGATAACAAGTTCTTGTTGTTCCAAATGAA CAAAGAGTCATTCAACTACCACCTCCTCCGACACATCACCCTCACTTCCGAAGCTGCCCTCGCCAACCCCACCGACCCAACTTTATCATACGGTACCACGACAGAAGGTCAGGGTAAACACATGTTGATCGATTTCTCCTCTCCCAACATCGCGAAACCGTTCCACGCCGGTCATCTTAGAAGTACAATTATCGGTACGGTCATTAGTAACTTGTATGAAGCGaatggatggaaggtgacTAGGTTGAATTACTTGGGTGATTGGGGTACTCaatatg GTCTTCTATCAGTTGGTTTTGACAAATTCGGGGACGAACAGGAACTCATCAAGgatcccatccatcacctcttccaagTTTACGTGAAAATCAACAACGCTAAAGCCgaacagaaagaaagattAGATGCTGGAGAGACGATACCTGAAGAGGATCAAATTCACTTTCAAGCCAAAAAGGTGTTCAAAGATatggaggatg GCGAGCCAAGAGCCATCGCTCAATGGGCTCGATTTCGAGATCTCTCGATTGAGAAGCTCAAGGGTACTTACGAGAAACTCAACGTCCACTTTGACGTATACTGGGGTGAATCTCAAGTATCTACGGAATCAATGGACCGAGCTACCAGGATCGTCCAGGAGAAAAACCTTACCTGTGAGGACAGAGGAGCGTTGTTGGTTGATTTGACGAAATACAAGATGGACAAGGCTATCATCCGAAAAGCTG ACGGAACAACAATCTACCTTACTCGAGACTTGGGAGGATTGCACGATAAATGGGAGAAATACCATTTCGATAAACACATCTACGTCGTCCAGGCAGCTCAGTCACTGCATTTTAATCAATTATTCAAGACCGCTGAATTGATGGGTGAACCCTATGCGGATAAATTACAACACATCAGTTTCGGTTTAGTGAAAGGAATGTCTACCCGAAAAGGAACTGTCGTGTTCCTCGAAGACATCATGGAAGAAGCTACTGAGACGATGCACGAACAGATGAAGTCGAACGAAGCTAAGTACGCTCAGGTGGAAGATCCTATGGGAACTAGTGCGATCATCGGTACGACTGCTGTGAAGATCCAGGATATGGCTGGTAAGAG GATCAACGATTACGACTTCGATATCAAGCGATGTACATCGttcgaaggtgatttcggaCCATTCATCCAATACTCTCATGTCCGATTATGTTCCGTTCAACGAAAGAATCCCAACGTTCCTGTACCGGTATCAGTTAACGAGATTGATATCTCATTACTTAATGAACCTAAAATCAACGATATCATGTATCACCTCGCGACATACCCTCAAACCGTCAAGAACGCCTATAACTCTTCCGAACCTTCTCAATTGGTCACGTGGTGTTTCAGATTATCACACTTGGTCGGAGGAGCTTGGGAGACTGTCAAAGTTGCtggagcagatgaagagactgCTAAAGCCAGGCTGTTCCTATACATCCAGACTAGGGTAGTGTTGGCTAATGCTATGAGGTTGTTGAGTTTGACACCTATCGAACGAATGTAA
- a CDS encoding GDP-mannose transporter 2, protein MSGPRTPTISRPHTPNGLSPRGSYTNLSAALDASTPGSSTPALMAEKERMRAEAEVREALLKAADGAEKAKKEETGMPAGSPVWPILSYCVASIMMTVVNKFVVSGHQFTMTFLLLTIQSAVCVACVWTVKRIGFISFRDFDMNDAKTWFPVSFLLVAVIYTGSKSLQFLSIPVYTIFKNLTIILIAYGEVLWFGGNVTGLTLVSFFLMVGSSIIAAWSDISSTLARLSAGVAVLDPTSGADVPLPSGVMGSLNAGYVWMFINCVASAAYVLFMRKRIKVTGFKDWDSMFYNNLLSIPVLLIFSLIVEDWGSASFARNFPEVGRTFLLSAIAFSGAVAVFISYSTAWCVRTCGSTTYSMVGALNKLPVAASGILFFGDPANLGNVSAIGVGGIAGVVYAVAKTNQAKIEKAKQARSGDSKA, encoded by the exons ATGTCAGGTCCAAGAACTCCCACCATCTCTCGACCCCACACTCCCAACGGTCTATCACCCCGAGGATCATATACCAACTTATCTGCTGCTCTCGACGCTTCCACCCCCGGATCATCCACTCCTGCATTGATggctgagaaggagaggatgcgagccgaagctgaagtgAGGGAGGCGTTGTTGAAGGCTGCTGATGGAGCTGAGAAggccaagaaggaagagacCGGTATGCCAGCTGGATCACCAG TATGGCCAATCTTGAGTTACTGTGTAGCCTCTATCATGATGACTGTGGTGAACAAATTCGTCGTATCAGGACATCAATTCACCATGACCTTCTTGC TCCTTACTATCCAATCGGCTGTATGTGTAGCTTGTGTATGGACGGTCAAACGGATCGGTTTCATTAGCT TCCGAGACTTCGATATGAACGACGCCAAAACATGGTTTCCCGTTTCCTTTTTACTCGTCGCTGTGATTTACACCGGATCAAAGTCATTGCAATTCTTATCCATCCCTGTATACAC TATCTTCAAGAATCTTACTATCATCTTGATCGCTTACGGAGAAGTATTATGGTTTGGAGGAAACGTTACTGGTTTGACTTTGGtctcattcttcctcatggtcggatcatccatcattgcCGCTTGGTCCGATATCTCCTCTACTCTCGCTAGATTATCTGCCGGTGTCGCTGTTCTCGACCCCACAAGCGGTGCCGATGTACCTCTTCCTTCAGGCGTGATGGGAAGTCTGAACGCAGGTTATGTGTGGATGTTCATCAATTGTGTTGCTTCTGCTGCTTAC GTCCTATTCATGAGAAAGCGAATCAAGGTCACCGGATTCAAAGACTGGGATTCCATGTTTTACAACAATCTCCTCTCCATCCCTGTCTTACTTATTTTCTCTTTGATTGTCGAAGATTGGGGATCAGCATCTTTCGCTAGAAACTT CCCTGAAGTAGGAAGGACCTTCTTACTTTCCGCTATAGCGTTCTCAGGTGCTGTAGCAGTATTCATCTCGTACTCTACCGCATGGTGCGTCCGAACTTGCGGATCGACCACCTACTCGATGGTCGGAGCACTCAACAAGCTCCCAGTTGCTGCATCAGGTATTCTGTTCTTTGGTGATCCCGCCAACTTAGGAAACGTCTCTGCTATCGGTGTAGGAGGAATCGCAGGAGTTGTGTACGCTGTCGCTAAGACGAATCAGGCAAAGATCGAAAAGGCCAAACAGGCTAGATCGGGTGACAGTAAGGCGTAG
- a CDS encoding ribonucleoprotein-associated protein yields the protein MASQPNPKAFPLANAQLTNQILDLIQQAQHYKQLKKGANEATKTLNRGICEFIVMTADVEPIEIVLHLPLLCEDKNVPYVFLPSKTALGRACGVSRPVIAASVTTNEARELNAQIQAVKNEIEKLLI from the exons ATGGCTTCTCAACCTAATCCTAAGGCTTTCCCTTTGGCTAATGCCCAACTCACCAACCAG ATCCTCGATCTTattcaacaagctcaacacTACAAGCAGTTGAAGAAGGG AGCAAACGAAGCTACCAAGACTCTCAATCGAGGTATCTGTGAATTCATCGTCATGACTGCCGACGTCGAACCTATCGAAATCGTCTTGCACTTGCCTCTCTTATGTGAAGATAAGAACGTTCCATACGTTTTCCTTCCCTCCAAGACTGCTTTGGGTAGAGCTTGTGGTGTCTCTAGACCCGTCATCGCTGCTAGTGTCACTACCAACGAGGCTAGGGAGTTGAACGCTCAGATCCAAgctgtcaag AACGAAATTGAGAAACTTCTCATCTAA